From a single Arachis hypogaea cultivar Tifrunner chromosome 3, arahy.Tifrunner.gnm2.J5K5, whole genome shotgun sequence genomic region:
- the LOC112775361 gene encoding uncharacterized protein has product MKALSVPLRRWHKQHFGDISERIKRFEEEFKKVDDMISSGRHDGTLEARRKALVRCYEKWYERQDVHWKQMSRSRHANKMDRNTRYFHNILARRGNNRIEYLVIHGRLVRNQARIKVAIRDFYKWLYHQEASPSVTFRDGLVNRLAREEVEVLEVIPSVEEVKEAVWDCESSKTPGSDRYNKNT; this is encoded by the coding sequence ATGAAAGCGCTATCTGTACCACTACGTAGATGGCATAAGCAGCATTTTGGGGATATATCGGAGAGGATAAAGAGGTTTGAGGAAGAATTTAAGAAGGTGGATGATATGATTAGTAGTGGACGGCATGATGGTACACTTGAGGCAAGGAGGAAGGCGTTAGTAAGGTGCTATGAGAAGTGGTATGAGAGACAGGATGTTCACTGGAAGCAAATGTCTAGATCTCGGCATGCTAATAAGATGGATAGAAACACAAGATACTTCCATAATATTTTGGCGAGAAGAGGAAATAACAGAATAGAGTATTTGGTAATTCATGGGAGGTTAGTGCGGAATCAAGCAAGGATCAAAGTTGCGATCCGGGACTTCTATAAATGGCTGTACCACCAAGAAGCTTCTCCAAGTGTGACCTTTAGGGATGGATTAGTTAATCGGCTAGCGAGGGAGGAAGTTGAAGTATTAGAGGTGATACCATCAGTAGAGGAAGTGAAAGAGGCAGTTTGGGATTGTGAATCTTCTAAGACTCCAGGGAGTGACAGATAcaacaaaaatacataa
- the LOC112789988 gene encoding G-type lectin S-receptor-like serine/threonine-protein kinase At4g27290 yields MRNFKMLLILLFLVSYMRGSTSLHSLGMSECIRDGGETLLSADASFELGFFSPGTSTNRYLGVWYTDVSGKQTVVWVANRETPLHNKSGILMLNEMGILQLRTGANATILWSSKVSDEAFKLSNSTAELFDSGNLVVKSGQDEGSFLWQSFDYPCDTLMPGMKLGLKSGIDRYLSSWKSTDDPAVGEYSIKIDRKGYPQLVQMKGSFINAREGSWNGIYFTGYPNLQQSIFKREFVFNDTEVYYEFDILDRSIFKIFRATPSGGWENMVWTSQTAETTTSGGQDACDSYAFCGSNSVCNIGDNVASCECLKGYVPKFPQQWNVSYWSNGCVRKTRKTSSACNNTQGFLRYKDMKLPDTSSSWFNKAMNLEECQKSCLKNCSCTAYANLDIRNGGTGCLLWFDHLIDIRQFSQEGQDLYIKVPSSELANDHGNKKIKTVAIAVGVIIFGLICWVIIMLIKYPGFARNIRKNKQRQDVDLPIFDFSVLAKATDNFSSNKKLGEGGFGPVYKATINGQELAVKRLPKKSGQGSEEFKNEVVLIAKLQHRNLVKLLGCCIQGEEKILVYEYMPNKSLDHFVFDETRRKTVDWLKRFNIIGGIARGLLYLHQDSRLKIIHRDLKTSNILLDANLNPKISDFGLARTFFGDQVEANTNRVAGTYGYMPPEYAVHGQFSEKSDVFSYGVIVLELLSAKRNREFSDSENYLNLLGHAWRLWTEDRPLELLDEVIRENCNHCEAIRCIQVGLLCVQQRPEDRPSMSLVVLMLNGEKMLPKPNFPGFYIDRGVQLQADSSLPNNTFFSANQISITILEAR; encoded by the exons ATGAGAAACTTCAAAATGTTACTTATTTTGTTGTTTCTAGTATCCTACATGAGAGGCTCGACTTCTTTACACAGTTTAGGAATGAGTGAATGTATTCGTGATGGTGGCGAGACTTTGCTTTCAGCTGATGCAAGTTTCGAACTGGGTTTCTTCAGCCCTGGAACTTCAACAAATCGATATTTGGGTGTCTGGTACACAGATGTATCAGGAAAGCAAACAGTTGTGTGGGTGGCCAACAGAGAAACACCACTCCACAACAAGTCAGGGATCCTCATGTTAAACGAAATGGGGATTCTTCAACTTCGCACCGGGGCAAACGCTACTATTCTTTGGTCGTCCAAGGTATCAGACGAAGCCTTTAAATTGAGTAATTCGACAGCAGAGCTCTTTGATTCAGGAAATCTTGTGGTGAAAAGTGGGCAGGATGAGGGCAGCTTCTTGTGGCAGAGTTTTGATTATCCCTGTGACACTTTGATGCCGGGAATGAAGCTCGGACTAAAATCTGGCATAGATAGATATTTGTCAAGCTGGAAAAGTACAGATGACCCTGCAGTGGGAGAATATTCCATCAAAATTGATCGTAAAGGGTATCCGCAACTAGTTCAGATGAAAGGATCCTTCATTAACGCTAGAGAGGGCTCATGGAATGGCATTTATTTCACTGGATATCCGAATCTGCAACAGAGCATTTTTAAACGAGAATTTGTATTCAATGATACAGAGGTGTATTATGAGTTTGATATACTTGATAgatcaattttcaaaatatttagagCCACCCCTTCAGGTGGTTGGGAAAACATGGTATGGACAAGTCAAACTGCCGAAACTACTACGTCCGGGGGGCAGGATGCATGCGACAGTTATGCATTCTGCGGTTCGAATtctgtatgcaacattggtgataATGTTGCGTCATGTGAATGCCTCAAAGGATATGTTCCCAAGTTTCCTCAACAATGGAATGTGTCATATTGGTCCAATGGTTGTGTTAGAAAGACTAGGAAGACTTCATCGGCGTGTAATAACACACAAGGCTTCTTGAGGTACAAAGACATGAAATTGCCGGACACATCTTCTTCATGGTTTAATAAGGCAATGAATCTTGAGGAATGTCAGAAGTCATGCTTGAAAAATTGTTCTTGTACGGCTTATGCGAATTTGGATATTCGTAATGGAGGAACTGGTTGTCTGCTTTGGTTTGATCACCTTATTGACATTCGGCAATTCTCACAAGAGGGTCAAGACCTTTACATCAAAGTCCCTAGTTCTGAGTTAG CTAATGACCATGGAAACAAGAAGATAAAGACGGTAGCAATTGCTGTTGGAGTGATTATTTTTGGATTAATCTGTTGGGTTATCATAATGCTAATTAAATATCCAG GGTTCgcaagaaatataaggaaaaatAAACAAAGACAAGATGTTGATCTCCCAATATTTGATTTCTCAGTCTTAGCTAAAGCTACAGACAACTTTTCAAGCAACAAAAAACTTGGAGAAGGTGGTTTTGGACCAGTATACAAG gCTACTATAAATGGTCAAGAACTAGCAGTTAAAAGACTTCCAAAAAAGTCTGGCCAAGGAtcagaagaattcaaaaatgagGTAGTGTTAATAGCCAAGCTTCAACATCGTAATCTTGTAAAACTTCTTGGTTGTTGCATTCAGGGGGAAGAAAAAATATTGGTCTATGAATACATGCCTAACAAAAGCTTGGATCACTTTGTTTTTG ATGAAACAAGAAGAAAGACAGTAGATTGGCTTAAGCGTTTCAACATTATTGGCGGCATTGCTCGAGGACTTCTTTATCTCCATCAAGATTCTAGACTAAAGATTATACATAGAGATCTTAAAACTAGTAATATTCTTTTAGATGCAAatttaaatcccaaaatatcagaTTTTGGCTTGGCTCGAACCTTTTTTGGTGATCAAGTTGAGGCAAATACGAATAGAGTTGCTGGAACATA TGGTTATATGCCTCCTGAATATGCAGTACATGGACAATTTTCAGAGAAATCAGATGTATTTAGTTATGGTGTGATAGTATTAGAGTTGTTAAGTGCGAAACGGAATAGAGAATTCTCAGATTCCGAAAACTACCTTAATCTACTTGGACAT GCATGGAGATTATGGACTGAGGATAGGCCACTGGAACTATTGGATGAAGTGATAAGGGAAAATTGCAACCATTGTGAAGCGATAAGATGCATACAAGTGGGCTTACTATGTGTGCAACAAAGACCAGAAGATAGGCCAAGTATGTCATTGGTGGTTCTAATGCTAAATGGAGAGAAAATGTTGCCCAAACCAAATTTTCCTGGATTTTACATTGATAGAGGTGTTCAACTTCAAGCAGATTCTTCATTGCCGAACAACACATTCTTTTCAGCTAACCAAATTTCGATAACAATATTAGAAGCTAGATAG
- the LOC140173172 gene encoding G-type lectin S-receptor-like serine/threonine-protein kinase At4g27290 yields MVSNIKMLLTFFFLMFFVTPSTSIDSFGMNQSIRDGETLVSAGGSFVLGFFSPGTSTNRYLGVFYKDASGNQTVMWVANREKPLQNKSGILKFNENGTLQLFSGTTNTSVWSSNISTKDLNSNSSTAQLLDSGNLIVKSSDDGSKILWQSFDFPGDVLMPG; encoded by the coding sequence ATGGTGAGTAACATCAAAATGTTACTTACCTTCTTCTTTCTAATGTTCTTCGTTACACCCTCCACTTCGATAGATAGTTTTGGAATGAATCAATCTATTCGCGACGGTGAAACATTGGTTTCAGCTGGTGGAAGTTTCGTGCTTGGTTTCTTCAGCCCTGGAACTTCAACAAACCGATATTTGGGTGTGTTTTATAAAGATGCATCAGGAAACCAAACGGTTATGTGGGTAGCCAACAGAGAAAAGCCCCTTCAAAACAAATCCGGGATCTTAAAGTTCAATGAAAATGGGACTCTACAACTTTTCAGTGGCACAACCAACACCAGTGTTTGGTCCTCCAACATTTCAACCAAAGACTTGAACAGTAACTCTTCAACTGCACAGCTCCTGGATTCGGGAAATCTTATAGTGAAAAGTTCAGATGATGGAAGCAAGATTCTGTGGCAGAGTTTCGATTTTCCCGGCGACGTATTGATGCCGGGATGA